The sequence GCGGCCATCAACAGCCACAGCTTGTGTGTGGTGGCGGGGCCCGATGAAGACATCGCCGCGCTGGCGCAGCGGCTCGACAAACAGCAAACGCCAAACCGCGTGTTGCAGACCAGCCACGCCTTCCATTCGGCTATGATGGACCCCGTGGTGGATGCGTTCCGGGCCGTTGTGGAAAAGGTACAGGTACAGCGCCCGCAGAAACCCGTTGTTTCGACCGTAACCGGCACCTGGCTGACCGATGCGCAGGCGACCGACCCGGTTTATTGGGCCAAGCATCTGCGCGAAACCGTCCGGTTTGCCGACGCCCTCGACACCCTGTTCGAACTGCGGCAACCCGTCTTGCTCGAAGTGGGGCCGGGCTTCAGCTCAACCACGCTGGCCCGACAGCAGGCCGGTACGCGCACCGTCGTGACGGTAGCCAGTCTGCACCGACCCACCCCCGACCGAACCGAAGAGCAGGCCATCCTGATGGCCCTCGGTACGCTCTGGCAGCAGGGGCTCACACCCAACTGGGACGCCGTGTTTGCCGGTTCGGGCGGAAAACGCATTCCATTACCAACCTATCCGTTCAATCGTAAGCGGTGCTGGATCGACTCACCGGCTGGCCACATGGCCCTGATTCCGACGCAGATGAACGTGACGTTGCCGACCGATGAGCCCATCGCACCCTCGTCTACCAACGTACCTATAACTAACTCAGATACAACCCACACGTTAGTCATTCCGGCTCCGACCGACGTACCTACGCCTATGCGAAGCGAACATTTACTCGACAAAATCAAGACGTTACTGGAAGATGCGTCTGGCATTGATCTGGTCGATCTGAATGCCAATGATACCTTCCTCGAACTGGGTCTCGATTCCCTGCTGCTGACCCAGATTTCGATCAGTCTGCGGAGTTCGTTTGGGGTGCCCATCTCGTTCCGGCAACTGAGCAGCGAACTGGATACGCCGCAGAAAGTCGCCGATTACCTCGACACCCAACTGCCTGCCGAAACGCATCAGCCCGCGCCCGCCCCGGCACCCGTACCGCCCATGGGTAACGTACCTACGAACGTACCTACATACGGGACCACGAGCCTCGACCCGATGCCTGCCCTACCCGGCGGCGACTCAGCGCTGGGCCTCATTGCTCAGCAATTGCAACTCCTGGCCCGGCAGGTGGCGCTGATGCAGGGCGGCATGGGGCAAGGGGCAGGGAGCATGCGGCAGGGGGCGGCAACGTACCCAACGGCCGTGTCGCCTGCGCCCACAACCCCCGTTCCACCGCTACCCCCCACGCCCCCAGCCCCCCGCTTTCAGCCCGCCGCCGACATCACGCCGGAGGAAGCGGTGGAACTGAAAAAACCGTTTGGCGCTACGGCGCGGATCGAGCGGCAGAAAACGGACAACCTGACCCCAAAACAGCAGCAGTTTCTGGCCGATCTGACGCAGACCTACAACGCCAAAACCGCTGGGAGTAAAGCCTACACGCAGAAACACCGCGCCCAGATGGCCGATCCGCGGGTGGTATCGGGCTTCCGGCCGCAGACCAAAGAACTGGTCTACCCGATCGTGATCAAGCGCTCGAAAGGAAGCAAGCTGTGGGACGTCGACGGTAACGAGTACATCGACGCCCTCAACGGATTCGGCGCGACCATGTTTGGCCATCAGCCCGATTTCATCAAGGAAGCGCTGCACGCGCAGGTCGAAAATGGCTTTGAAGTAGGACCGCAACACGAATTGGCCGGCGAAGTCTGTGAGTTGTTCTGCGACATGACCAATAACGAGCGGGCTGCCCTATGCAGCACCGGCTCGGAGGCGGTGCTGGGCACCATGCGTATTGCCCGGACCATCACCGGCCGCTCGCTGATTGTGGCCTTCACGGGCTCGTACCACGGCATTGTGGATGAAGTACTCGTGCGTGGTACCAAAAAGCTGAAGTCGTTCCCGGCGGCGGCGGGCATCATGCCTGAGTCGGTGCAGAATATGCTCATCCTCGACTACGGCACCGACGAAAGCCTGCGTATCATCCGCGAACGGGCGCACGAGCTGGCCGCTGTACTGGTTGAGCCGGTGCAGAGCCGCCGCGCCGAATTCCAGCCGGTGGCTTTCCTCAAGGAAGTGCGGGCTATTACGGAAGCATCGGGCACGGCACTCATCTTCGACGAGGTCATCACCGGTTTCCGCATGCATCCGGGCGGGGCGCAGGCCTTGTTCGGAATTCAGGCCGATCTGGCGTCGTACGGGAAAGTGGTGGGCGGCGGACTGCCCATCGGCATCATCGCGGGCAAGAAATCGTTTATGGACGCGCTCGATGGTGGTTTCTGGGAGTACGGCGACGAGTCGATTCCTGAGGTGGGCGTCACGTACTTTGCCGGTACGTTCGTGCGGCATCCGCTGGCACTGGCGTCGGCCAAAGCGTCGTTGCTGCATTTGAAAGAGAAAGGTCCCGCGCTGCAAAAAACGCTAACCCGCCACGCCGAAACTATTGCCGAAAGCCTCAATGCGGCCTTCACGCGCCTGAAGCTACCCCTGTTTGCCGCGCAGTTTGGCTCGCTGTGGCGCCTGAAGTGGACGGAAGACGTACCCTACGGCGAGCTGCTCTTCACGCTGATGCGGCAGAAAGGCATCCACATCTGGGACGGCTTTCCCTGCTTCGTCACTGAGGCCCATACCGAAGCCGAGCTAGCCGCGATCCGCGACGCCTGTATCGACAGTGCCAACGAACTCATCCGCGCGGGCTTCTTCCCGATGGCCGTTACCGAAACAACCTCTGGTGCGTGGCTGGCGCACCAACCGCCTGTACCCGGAGCCCGTCTCGGGCGCGATCAGCAGGGTAACCCCGCCTGGTTCGTCCCCGATCCTGACCAACCCGGCAAATACCGACAGCTGGAAATCGCCTAGGTACGTTAGACGGGGTACTAAATCGATGAGTGGTAAATTGCTTGTTTTAGGTGTCGGCTTGGTGTGCCTACTTGCCTCTTTCTGGATAAGGGAGACATTTTCGGTTCAACTTGCCGATACCTATTACGTCCTTGGTTGGGGAGCCGTTTTGCGTGGTGCCGGTCTTTTATGCTGCTTGGTAGGCTTGCTTTCCTTTTTGCGGAATTGGCTGGTCAAGCGCTAACAATGAGCCTAGTAGATCCCAAACTTTGTTGAGAAGTCGGGATTAGAGCACTCAATGGCAGATCGGTATTGGCTAGGAACGGATTAGTAAGCGGTAATCACTGGCTGTCAGTGTTTTGCGATATTGCTATTCCTTGCCCAATCAGCATTATGACAACCACCCAACACCTGCTGCATGATGTCGGTCTTGCCCGTCAGCGTTACCTCGATGCGGTAGCCAATCTAGACGAGGCAGCGGCGCAGTGGAAACCGGCCCCTAGTCGGTGGAGCGCCGTCGATATCACCGAGCACCTGTTTTGGGCGGAGCAGGGCGGTATCCTGGGCATGTGGAAAACCCTGCTGGGTATCCGGGCGGGGACGGTGAGCTACGAAGGTGTCGGCCCGAACGATGGGTTGTCCATCGAAGAGGTGATCCGGCGAACGTGGCAGGAAAACGAACGGGTACCAGCGGTCGCGGCCCCGCGTATGGGTGGGCCGTTGGCCTACTGGGCGTCGGCGCTGCACGGCCTGCAAGCCAGCCTGGCCGACTTCTGCGCTATTCTCCAGGAAGACGACTTACTGCGAAAAGCCCATCCGCACCCCATTTCGGGCTCCATGACGTTCGGGCAGCGGCTCGAATTCCTGCGCTTCCACATAGACCGGCATCGCTCGCAGGTCGAAGCGTTGACGTTGCTATGGGCCGCGCAGGATATCCATCAATCTACCTAACTCAACAGGGCCATGACCATTGTCAAACAGGGTAATCTACAAGGGCAGTTTAGCGGTTTTCGTAATCGGGAAACGGTGTTTGTGTTCAGCGATGGCGAGCGCTGGCAGCAGGATGAATACTGCTACGTCGATCACTCGGTGTATCGCCCGCATGCCACCGTCAGTCAGGAAGGGAGCGCGTATTACCTTCATGTAGCTGGAGTCGCCGAAAAAGTGCGGGTCGTGAAGCGATATTGAGGCATCTACCCGCACCCTTCTATATGCCAGTACCTGATCTAACCTGGCTTTGTGGTCTGCGCGGTGCGCCCACGGGTTGGCACGGACCGGGCAGAGGCGGGCGTTGAAGTGCGCAAAAGGGTAGTACAGGCGTACTACGATCCCTTAAATTCGTTAGGGTTGGCCGAGAAGGACACCTGCCAATCGGCCTGTATATCGCGGAGGTGAAATAAGATAGTGACCAGGTGGCCCATATGTCCGTCAAGAACTTATGGGGCTGTCAGACTAGACGCTATAGTGGATGCTAAGCGTATGCCGTCAACTCAGAACGGTTCACCAGTAGGCAATGCCAGCAGCCATACTACTAGTTGTTCAGCCCGCTAACTATGAGCATTAAAGAGTATATCGTACAGAAACCGGCCCTGAAGCGCTTCATGCTGTATGCGCTGGTACATCCCCGCAAAGCCAGGCCGCGCCGGTGGGTGAGTTGGTTTGTGAACCCATTCGTGCATCGTCATCACCGCACGGCCCAGATTCAATGGCGGGCGCGGTTAGATGTGCTGCCATTCAATACATTCAGACTTGGGGCGCAGTCGATCATCGAAGATTACTGCCTGGTAAACAATGGAGTAGGGTCTGTAGAGTTTGGAGACTCCTGCTTATTGGGAGTCGGCTCTACCGTAATTGGTCCTGTGTGTTTTGGCAACAATGTCATGACCGCCCAGCATGTGGTGCTGTCGGGCCTCAACCACGATTATGAGCGCATCGACGTACCTATCAAGAATCAACCCGTCTCGACGCGCCCCATTGTGGTGGAAGACGACTGCTGGATTGGGGCAAACGCCGTTGTGGTGGCGGGCGTAACCATCGGTCGGCATTCGGTGGTAGCGGCGGGAAGCGTTGTTACCCGCGACGTGCCGCCGTTTTCCGTCGTTGGCGGTAACCCGGCCCGGCTGCTCAAACAGTACGATGAAGCGTTGGGCCGTTGGGTCTCGACAAAAGGAAGGAGTGACGTGAACGCAGCGGGTAGCGTAACGACCCACTCACAAGCTAGTTCATAATCAACTTACCCGATAATACCTGCTCAAAGACAGCTTCAAATTCTTTGGCTCGGTGCGCCCATGAGTTGGCGCGGGCCATATCGATACGCGCCTGAATGCGTTCCGGCGATTGGTCGGTCAGCGCGTGGCGAAGGGCGTTGGCGAACGCTTCGGGCGTTTCAGCCATACTGACGATTCCGGTAAAATCGTCGAGAATGGAAAAGGGCGTTGATACAACGGGCAGGCCGCCCGCCAGGTATTCATTAATTTTCAGGGGGTAGATGGTGTACGTGTGGGGATTACACACGAACGGAATCATGGTGGCCGACCACCCCGCCAGGAGCGTGGGTAATTGTTCGGGCTTGTGTGGCGGCGTGAAGGTTACGTTCGGATACGTACCCAGCCGGCTTGTGATCGTCGGCTCTCTGACCTCGCCAACAAACTGAAACGTCACGTCGGGCATGGTTTTGACGCAGTGCTCTACCAGATCGATGTCCACGCGGCTGTCGGCGGAACCCAGGTAACCCACTACGGGGCGGGTGGGCGGATGTTGGTCGATCAGCGCACGTACCTGATGAAACAGCTCAAAATTGACCCCATTTTTCACGCAAAACGCATTGGCCTGTAGCTCCGATTTTTTCTGAAGCAGCGCTTCTGACGTAGTCACAACCGCATCGACGCGGCGGAGAAATTCGCGTTCATAACGCAGGCCATGCTGCCGCATCCAGGGGGCCGCTGCCATTTCGTCAAAGCAGTAGTAGATGGTGGCCGCTTCGTTCAACTGACCCAGCATCGGTACGCCCAAAACCGGATGAAAACCATTAATGACAATCGGGTTCCGGAAGCCCAACTGATTCATGACGCCCCGCATACCTGCCAGCAACCGCGTCATGTTTAGCGAGTGCAGCCGGTCGTGGGCGGCGGTAGGTAAGGCGTTGATTGGCAACATCATAGGCGGTTGCCACACGTGCACGGTGCTGCCCTGCTCGCCGGGTTTGGTCGTTAGTGGGCTTTCCAGCCGGGCAATTTTCCGCACAGGTACGTCTTTCTGGCGGCCCAGCGCGCCCATCAACCAGTCTTTGGCGGTATGCTGGTAATCAACATACAGAACGCGGTGCCGAACGGCCAACTCGCAGCACAACTGCACAATGGCTTTCTGATAATCGCCTTCCCAAGTGGTCTGACCTACGCAAATAATATCCATAGTGTGTTTCAATGCACGACGTACAATGACTAAGCGCTAAACCGCAGGCATTAGTGTTAAACGTATGTTATTAGGCCGCTGCCTACTCATTGCCCATCGTACACTAACCATTGTACATTAGCCTTTATCCCATCGGTTGGCTGAGGCGAAGAGCATAGTATTAATATAAAGCATGGTGCTCGTCGGGAACTGCCCCAAAATGGGATTGGAATAACTCACGACGCATATACCGATGAATTCGCATAGCAGGACGAGCATCAGGGTGATCGTATTCGGGTCTTTAAGGTGCCAGAGTCGCCAGATGCCCGTCAGGATAATGCCCGCCAGCATGAACAGATACACCCCTAACCCAACAACGCCCGTTTCGATCCAAAGCTGTACGTACCAGCTGTCGGGCGGAATTTGGGCGGCCCAGTGCCAGGGCGAGAAACGTACCCCGGCCCCCGACGAACTACCGATACCCGTTCCGAAGGGTAGATCGGCCAGATAATGCTTGAGCCGTTCCTGGTTTTCGAGCCGCACCAAAAACGATTCATCCTGGGTGGGCCGCAACGCCGTCCGGATACGGTAAATCTGATACACGCTGTCGCCGATATGCGTGTAGAGCAAAATGGCCAGAATGGGTATGCCCACCATGGCACTGTATAGGATGGGCGCGAGCTTGCGCTGTAGGACCAGAAACGCACCAAAGCCACCCAGCAAGACAAATAACGCCGAGCGCGTACCCGATACGGCATAGCCCCAGAAGATAAACAAAGCCAGTGCCAGGTACACGAGTCGGTAGAACCACCGCTTTTCAGCCATGAACAGGATGATGCAGACAAGGCTAACGCCCGCCATTTCGGAGCCAAACTGGCCGGCGTCGGAATAGAACGAGAAACTCCGAAGCTGCCCCCAAAGGATGTGCGTCCGGGCGGCCCCCGCCATTAGCCAGTTCATCTCTGACTGCTCCAGGTCGCGCAGGCCGATAACGTGGCCGTACTGCTGTTTAAAGCCCCAGAAAGCGGCCAGAACCGACCAGCCAATCCAGGTCTTCACCAGTAGCCAGACATCGTCGCGGGTGATAGGGTTGACCAGCACGATGAACGACAGAAACACCCAACTGAGCGAAAACGACCGGGCGTGGTAGAACCAGGCGGGTGGGTAAGGCGAGTTGGGGTTGAAATACTCCAGAATCGTATAGAACAGCCAGATCAATACGCAGAAAAAGGCGGGGTTCTTCAGCCGGTGCCAGGCCATGCGCCGTGCGTTGAGCAACGTACCCACGAAGGTGAGCATGAGCAGCCCATCGAGTCCTAACCCAACCTGAACGTCGGTATCCAGAAACCGGACGGCGCCAATCAGAAAGCTAAGGTTGGCATACAGATAAACGCCGATCTTAGGCTCCAGCAGTACGGCCAGCAGTACGGCTATGCCAATAGGTATGGCAATAACCGCCAGCCCACCCATAATACCCATCTTGGCGATGAGCACCCCCGCCAAAAAAGCCATACCAATGCCCATCCCCCCATAGACCCAGGGATTGTAGCGCCAGCGGCTCAGGAAAAGGGAGATGGATTCGGGCATACAATGAGCTTTTGCGTTTTCAGTTTTGAGCGTTCAGATGGCGTGCTTGCCGATAAACTGACGACTCGAAACCTAAAACTACGAAACTTAAACCGGTGAAGCCGTTCCGTTCCAGACGTTCCAGACGGTGGCATCGACGAAAGCTTTGGCGTGTTTCCACTGACCTTTCAGCAAATACGAGGCCATGTGCTTGGGTAGTACGGCGGTAGCAAAAAAACCGTAAAAAATAAGCCGTTGCGCCAGCGAACCGTGCCGTCGGATAAACAGAATGCGGTTGCGGGTGAGGTAGTAGGTCCGTAGCGTGCTCTCGCGCCCCACCGACGCCGACTCTTTGTGCCAGATGGTCGCCGTGGGCTGGTACTGAATCAGGAAACCGGCGTCGCGGATGCGCTGCGACCAGTCGAGCTCTTCGTAATACAGGAAAAACCGATCGGCAAACCGACCGACCCGTTCCACGACCGCCCGGCTGACGAGCATGGCGCAGCCGTGGGCGAAGGGTGTATTGGCGGGAGCGTCGAACTGCGGGCCATCGGGCTGGTTGAACCCCACCAGATGCGCCGTACCCGTGTACATGTTCATGGGTCCGTATCCGGCGAACTGCACCAGATTGGGCGCGTCGAAGAAGCGAATTTTAGGGCAA comes from Fibrella aestuarina BUZ 2 and encodes:
- a CDS encoding DinB family protein, whose product is MTTTQHLLHDVGLARQRYLDAVANLDEAAAQWKPAPSRWSAVDITEHLFWAEQGGILGMWKTLLGIRAGTVSYEGVGPNDGLSIEEVIRRTWQENERVPAVAAPRMGGPLAYWASALHGLQASLADFCAILQEDDLLRKAHPHPISGSMTFGQRLEFLRFHIDRHRSQVEALTLLWAAQDIHQST
- a CDS encoding glycosyltransferase; translation: MDIICVGQTTWEGDYQKAIVQLCCELAVRHRVLYVDYQHTAKDWLMGALGRQKDVPVRKIARLESPLTTKPGEQGSTVHVWQPPMMLPINALPTAAHDRLHSLNMTRLLAGMRGVMNQLGFRNPIVINGFHPVLGVPMLGQLNEAATIYYCFDEMAAAPWMRQHGLRYEREFLRRVDAVVTTSEALLQKKSELQANAFCVKNGVNFELFHQVRALIDQHPPTRPVVGYLGSADSRVDIDLVEHCVKTMPDVTFQFVGEVREPTITSRLGTYPNVTFTPPHKPEQLPTLLAGWSATMIPFVCNPHTYTIYPLKINEYLAGGLPVVSTPFSILDDFTGIVSMAETPEAFANALRHALTDQSPERIQARIDMARANSWAHRAKEFEAVFEQVLSGKLIMN
- a CDS encoding O-antigen ligase family protein; this encodes MPESISLFLSRWRYNPWVYGGMGIGMAFLAGVLIAKMGIMGGLAVIAIPIGIAVLLAVLLEPKIGVYLYANLSFLIGAVRFLDTDVQVGLGLDGLLMLTFVGTLLNARRMAWHRLKNPAFFCVLIWLFYTILEYFNPNSPYPPAWFYHARSFSLSWVFLSFIVLVNPITRDDVWLLVKTWIGWSVLAAFWGFKQQYGHVIGLRDLEQSEMNWLMAGAARTHILWGQLRSFSFYSDAGQFGSEMAGVSLVCIILFMAEKRWFYRLVYLALALFIFWGYAVSGTRSALFVLLGGFGAFLVLQRKLAPILYSAMVGIPILAILLYTHIGDSVYQIYRIRTALRPTQDESFLVRLENQERLKHYLADLPFGTGIGSSSGAGVRFSPWHWAAQIPPDSWYVQLWIETGVVGLGVYLFMLAGIILTGIWRLWHLKDPNTITLMLVLLCEFIGICVVSYSNPILGQFPTSTMLYINTMLFASANRWDKG
- a CDS encoding glycosyltransferase family 2 protein, yielding MLPLISLITINYNQAEMTRLFLDSVRHLTYPNVEVIVVDNASSPALSTQVDLGTYPFVRLVRSEKNLGFTGGNNLGIEAAKGDYFFIVNNDTELEPNLLDELLKPFMHNPQVGVVCPKIRFFDAPNLVQFAGYGPMNMYTGTAHLVGFNQPDGPQFDAPANTPFAHGCAMLVSRAVVERVGRFADRFFLYYEELDWSQRIRDAGFLIQYQPTATIWHKESASVGRESTLRTYYLTRNRILFIRRHGSLAQRLIFYGFFATAVLPKHMASYLLKGQWKHAKAFVDATVWNVWNGTASPV
- a CDS encoding acyltransferase; the protein is MSIKEYIVQKPALKRFMLYALVHPRKARPRRWVSWFVNPFVHRHHRTAQIQWRARLDVLPFNTFRLGAQSIIEDYCLVNNGVGSVEFGDSCLLGVGSTVIGPVCFGNNVMTAQHVVLSGLNHDYERIDVPIKNQPVSTRPIVVEDDCWIGANAVVVAGVTIGRHSVVAAGSVVTRDVPPFSVVGGNPARLLKQYDEALGRWVSTKGRSDVNAAGSVTTHSQASS